One window of Burkholderia thailandensis E264 genomic DNA carries:
- the holA gene encoding DNA polymerase III subunit delta — MQLRLDALEPHLSKGLAGLYVVYGDEPLLAQEACDKIRAAARAAGFTERSVHTVERGFDWSTLIGASQAMSLFGERQLVELRIPSGKPGKDGADALKTLAGADNPDALMLVTLPRLDSATQKSAWFTALVNGGVALKVDPVERAQLPNWIGQRLALQGQRVAPGDDGRRALAFVAERVEGNLLAAHQEIQKLGLLYPAGTLTFEQIHDAVLNVARYDVFKLNEAMLAGDAARLSRMIDGLKGEGEALVLVLWAVVEELRTLLRIKRGVAAGKPLAVLVRENRVWGARERLVGPALARVSEAALEHALAFAARLDRQVKGLSAVSRGAARGEPPPDPWDGLFQLAMTVARASGPAGDAPRRPA; from the coding sequence ATGCAACTGCGACTTGACGCGCTGGAGCCGCATCTCTCGAAGGGGCTCGCCGGGCTGTACGTCGTCTACGGTGACGAGCCGCTGCTCGCGCAGGAGGCGTGCGACAAGATCCGCGCCGCCGCGCGCGCGGCGGGCTTCACCGAGCGCTCGGTGCACACCGTCGAGCGCGGCTTCGACTGGAGCACGCTGATCGGCGCGAGCCAGGCGATGTCGCTGTTCGGCGAGCGGCAGCTCGTCGAGCTGCGGATTCCGTCCGGCAAGCCGGGCAAGGATGGCGCCGACGCATTGAAGACGCTCGCCGGCGCGGACAACCCGGATGCGCTGATGCTCGTCACGCTGCCGCGGCTCGATTCGGCGACGCAGAAGTCCGCGTGGTTCACGGCGCTCGTGAACGGCGGCGTCGCGCTGAAGGTCGATCCCGTCGAGCGCGCGCAGTTGCCGAACTGGATCGGCCAGCGGCTCGCGCTGCAGGGGCAGCGGGTCGCGCCGGGCGACGACGGGCGGCGCGCGCTCGCGTTCGTCGCCGAGCGTGTCGAGGGCAACCTGCTCGCCGCGCATCAGGAAATCCAGAAGCTCGGCCTGCTGTATCCGGCGGGCACGCTGACGTTCGAGCAGATCCACGACGCGGTGCTGAACGTCGCGCGCTACGACGTGTTCAAGCTCAACGAGGCGATGCTCGCGGGCGACGCCGCGCGGCTTTCGCGGATGATCGACGGCCTGAAGGGCGAGGGCGAGGCGCTCGTGCTCGTGCTGTGGGCGGTCGTCGAGGAGTTGCGCACGCTGCTTCGGATCAAGCGCGGCGTCGCGGCGGGCAAGCCGCTTGCCGTGCTCGTGCGCGAGAACCGCGTATGGGGGGCGCGCGAGCGGCTCGTCGGGCCGGCGCTCGCGCGCGTCTCGGAGGCGGCGCTCGAGCACGCGCTCGCGTTCGCCGCGCGGCTCGACCGGCAGGTCAAGGGGCTTTCCGCCGTATCGCGCGGCGCGGCGCGCGGCGAGCCGCCGCCCGATCCGTGGGACGGCCTGTTCCAGCTCGCGATGACCGTCGCGCGCGCGTCCGGGCCGGCCGGCGACGCACCGCGCCGGCCGGCCTGA
- a CDS encoding glutamate-5-semialdehyde dehydrogenase, translating to MVFSPLDAACIASLTMDIDQYMTDVGRRARRASRSIARASTAAKNAALEAVARAIERDAGALKAANARDVARAKDKGLDAAFVDRLTLSDKALKTMVEGLRQVATLPDPIGEMSNLKYRPSGIQVGQMRVPLGVIGIIYESRPNVTIDAAALCLKSGNATILRGGSEALESNTALAKLIGEGLAEAGLPQDTVQVVETADRAAVGRLITMTEYVDVIVPRGGKSLIERLINEARVPMIKHLDGICHVYVDDRASVTKALTVCDNAKTHRYGTCNTMETLLVARGIAPAVLSPLGRLYREKGVELRVDADARAVLEAAGVGPLVDATDEDWRTEYLAPVLAIKIVDGIDAAIEHINEYGSHHTDAIVTEDHDRAMRFLREVDSASVMVNASTRFADGFEFGLGAEIGISNDKLHARGPVGLEGLTSLKYVVLGHGEGRQ from the coding sequence ATCGTTTTTTCGCCGCTCGACGCGGCTTGCATTGCGAGTCTCACGATGGATATCGATCAGTACATGACGGACGTCGGCCGCCGCGCGCGGCGTGCCTCGCGCTCGATCGCGCGCGCGTCCACCGCGGCGAAGAATGCCGCGCTCGAAGCGGTCGCGCGGGCGATCGAGCGCGACGCTGGCGCGCTGAAGGCGGCCAACGCGCGCGACGTCGCGCGCGCGAAGGACAAGGGCCTCGACGCGGCGTTCGTCGATCGCCTGACGCTGTCGGACAAGGCGCTGAAGACGATGGTCGAAGGGCTGCGCCAGGTCGCGACGCTGCCGGACCCGATCGGTGAGATGAGCAACCTCAAGTACCGCCCGAGCGGAATCCAGGTCGGCCAGATGCGCGTGCCGCTCGGCGTGATCGGGATCATCTACGAGTCGCGCCCGAACGTGACGATCGATGCGGCCGCGCTGTGCCTGAAGTCCGGCAATGCGACGATCCTGCGCGGCGGCTCGGAAGCGCTCGAATCGAACACCGCGCTCGCGAAGCTGATCGGCGAAGGGCTCGCCGAGGCGGGGCTGCCGCAGGACACGGTGCAGGTCGTCGAGACGGCCGATCGCGCGGCGGTGGGCAGGCTGATCACGATGACCGAATATGTCGACGTGATCGTGCCGCGCGGCGGCAAGAGCCTGATCGAGCGGCTGATCAACGAGGCGCGCGTGCCGATGATCAAGCACCTCGACGGCATTTGCCACGTGTACGTGGACGACCGCGCGAGCGTGACGAAGGCGCTCACTGTCTGCGACAACGCGAAGACGCATCGCTACGGCACCTGCAACACGATGGAGACGCTGCTCGTCGCGCGCGGGATCGCGCCCGCGGTGCTGTCGCCGCTCGGCCGGCTGTATCGCGAGAAGGGCGTCGAGCTGCGCGTCGACGCCGACGCGCGCGCGGTGCTCGAGGCGGCGGGCGTCGGTCCGCTCGTCGACGCGACCGATGAAGACTGGCGCACCGAATATCTCGCGCCGGTGCTCGCGATCAAGATCGTCGACGGCATCGACGCCGCGATCGAGCACATCAACGAGTACGGCTCGCATCACACCGATGCGATCGTCACCGAGGATCACGACCGCGCGATGCGCTTCCTGCGCGAAGTCGATTCGGCGAGTGTGATGGTGAACGCGTCGACGCGCTTCGCGGACGGCTTCGAATTCGGTCTCGGCGCGGAGATCGGCATCTCGAACGACAAGCTGCATGCGCGCGGCCCGGTCGGGCTCGAAGGGCTCACGTCGCTGAAGTACGTGGTGCTCGGGCACGGCGAAGGGCGTCAGTAA